In Papaver somniferum cultivar HN1 chromosome 1, ASM357369v1, whole genome shotgun sequence, a genomic segment contains:
- the LOC113304845 gene encoding polyadenylate-binding protein RBP45-like isoform X1, which translates to MQPATGAAHPPMAAAPAMDPQQQQQQWAMMMPAYQNQVPPPTWNQQPPPPQGAAPYMMQHQQPPQQQAYASGASQPQSADEVRTLWIGDLQQWMEETYIHGCFAHTGEVLNVKVIRNKATGQSESYGFIEFNSHAAAERVLQTYNGQLMPNVEQNFRLNWASFGSGDKRQDDSADFTVFVGDLAADVTDYALQETFKAHYTSVKGAKVVTDRTTGRSKGYGFVRFADEGEQLRAMTEMNGQFCSTRPMRIGPASNKKTVGLGQQQHPKATYQSTPGGTQNESDPNNTTIFVGGLDSNVTEENLRQVFSQFGELSHVKIPVGKRCGFVQFDNRTCAEEALLMLNGSQLGGSNIRLSWGRSPSNKQDQSGGMVQQHADPNQWPAAAGNMYGYNGGYEAYGYVSAAQDPNMYSYQGYGGPGYGNYQQHQQQ; encoded by the exons ATGCAACCAGCAACAGGAGCCGCTCATCCTCCTATGGCAGCAGCACCAGCTATGGAtccacagcaacaacaacaacagtgggCTATGATGATGCCTGCTTATCAGAATCAAGTACCACCACCTACTTGGAACCAACAACCACCACCCCCTCAAGGTGCTGCTCCTTATATGATGCAACATCAACAGCCACCACAGCAACAGGCGTATGCATCTGGTGCTTCGCAGCCTCAAAGTGCTGATGAAGTTCGTACTCTTTGGATTGGGGATTTACAACAGTGGATGGAAGAGACTTATATTCATGGTTGCTTCGCTCACACTGGCGAG GTTCTGAATGTGAAAGTTATCCGCAACAAGGCTACAGGTCAATCTGAGAGTTACGGGTTCATTGAATTTAATAGTCATGCTGCAGCAGAAAGAGTCTTACAGACATACAATGGTCAATTGATGCCCAATGTTGAGCAGAACTTCAGGTTGAACTGGGCATCTTTTGGCTCTGGAGACAAGCGTCAGGATGACAGTGCTGACTTCACAGTATTCGTTGGAGATTTGGCTGCTGATGTTACAGATTATGCGTTGCAAGAGACATTTAAGGCTCACTATACCTCTGTTAAGGGTGCAAAAGTTGTTACTGATAGAACCACTGGACGTTCTAAGGGATATGGGTTTGTTAGATTTGCTGATGAAGGCGAACAGTTGAGGGCAATGACTGAAATGAATGGTCAATTTTGTTCAACAAGACCCATGCGTATTGGGCCTGCTAGTAACAAAAAAACTGTTGGTCTCGGTCAACAACAACATCCAAAAG CCACTTACCAGAGTACTCCTGGGGGAACTCAGAATGAGAGTGATCCAAATAATACAACT ATATTTGTTGGTGGTTTGGACTCCAATGTCACCGAGGAAAACTTGAGACAAGTTTTTAGCCAATTTGGAGAGTTATCCCATGTGAAAATACCTGTAGGAAAACGCTGTGGGTTTGTTCAGTTCGATAATAG GACTTGTGCAGAGGAGGCTTTGCTGATGTTAAATGGAAGTCAATTGGGTGGTTCAAACATCCGGCTTTCATGGGGACGCAGTCCTTCAAATAAACAG GATCAATCCGGTGGTATGGTTCAGCAGCATGCAGATCCAAACCAGTGGCCTGCTGCAGCTGGTAATATGTACGGATACAATGGAGGTTATGAAGCCTATGGATATGTTTCAGCTGCTCAAGATCCTAACATGTATTCTTACCAAGGCTATGGTGGTCCTGGATATGGTAACTaccaacagcaccaacagcag TGA
- the LOC113304845 gene encoding polyadenylate-binding protein RBP45-like isoform X2 — protein sequence MQPATGAAHPPMAAAPAMDPQQQQQQWAMMMPAYQNQVPPPTWNQQPPPPQGAAPYMMQHQQPPQQQAYASGASQPQSADEVRTLWIGDLQQWMEETYIHGCFAHTGEVLNVKVIRNKATGQSESYGFIEFNSHAAAERVLQTYNGQLMPNVEQNFRLNWASFGSGDKRQDDSADFTVFVGDLAADVTDYALQETFKAHYTSVKGAKVVTDRTTGRSKGYGFVRFADEGEQLRAMTEMNGQFCSTRPMRIGPASNKKTVGLGQQQHPKATYQSTPGGTQNESDPNNTTIFVGGLDSNVTEENLRQVFSQFGELSHVKIPVGKRCGFVQFDNR from the exons ATGCAACCAGCAACAGGAGCCGCTCATCCTCCTATGGCAGCAGCACCAGCTATGGAtccacagcaacaacaacaacagtgggCTATGATGATGCCTGCTTATCAGAATCAAGTACCACCACCTACTTGGAACCAACAACCACCACCCCCTCAAGGTGCTGCTCCTTATATGATGCAACATCAACAGCCACCACAGCAACAGGCGTATGCATCTGGTGCTTCGCAGCCTCAAAGTGCTGATGAAGTTCGTACTCTTTGGATTGGGGATTTACAACAGTGGATGGAAGAGACTTATATTCATGGTTGCTTCGCTCACACTGGCGAG GTTCTGAATGTGAAAGTTATCCGCAACAAGGCTACAGGTCAATCTGAGAGTTACGGGTTCATTGAATTTAATAGTCATGCTGCAGCAGAAAGAGTCTTACAGACATACAATGGTCAATTGATGCCCAATGTTGAGCAGAACTTCAGGTTGAACTGGGCATCTTTTGGCTCTGGAGACAAGCGTCAGGATGACAGTGCTGACTTCACAGTATTCGTTGGAGATTTGGCTGCTGATGTTACAGATTATGCGTTGCAAGAGACATTTAAGGCTCACTATACCTCTGTTAAGGGTGCAAAAGTTGTTACTGATAGAACCACTGGACGTTCTAAGGGATATGGGTTTGTTAGATTTGCTGATGAAGGCGAACAGTTGAGGGCAATGACTGAAATGAATGGTCAATTTTGTTCAACAAGACCCATGCGTATTGGGCCTGCTAGTAACAAAAAAACTGTTGGTCTCGGTCAACAACAACATCCAAAAG CCACTTACCAGAGTACTCCTGGGGGAACTCAGAATGAGAGTGATCCAAATAATACAACT ATATTTGTTGGTGGTTTGGACTCCAATGTCACCGAGGAAAACTTGAGACAAGTTTTTAGCCAATTTGGAGAGTTATCCCATGTGAAAATACCTGTAGGAAAACGCTGTGGGTTTGTTCAGTTCGATAATAGGTAA